In Microbacterium sp. 1.5R, the following are encoded in one genomic region:
- the flgN gene encoding flagellar export chaperone FlgN: MAAHDLSMQLMRERDLLEVLLFKLDEQQMLLATGRNRWIHHAANEIERVLAAMPTVALSRDTLVIAVADEWGVPEATTLRDLIEAAPTDAWREILSGHLEAMTTLADEIGDMKKVNEQRLRTAIRVTQETIAGLGVPTGEYDTHGDVVRGADARLLDTRV; encoded by the coding sequence GTGGCCGCTCACGACCTGAGCATGCAACTGATGCGAGAGCGCGATCTGCTGGAGGTGCTGCTGTTCAAGCTCGACGAGCAGCAGATGCTGCTCGCGACCGGACGCAACCGGTGGATCCACCATGCGGCGAACGAGATCGAGCGGGTCCTCGCGGCCATGCCGACCGTCGCACTGTCGCGCGACACGCTGGTCATCGCGGTGGCTGACGAGTGGGGCGTGCCCGAGGCGACGACGCTCCGCGATCTGATCGAGGCTGCGCCGACCGACGCGTGGCGCGAGATCCTGTCGGGTCATCTCGAGGCCATGACCACTCTGGCCGACGAGATCGGCGACATGAAGAAGGTCAACGAGCAGCGTCTGCGCACGGCGATCCGGGTGACGCAGGAGACGATAGCCGGCCTCGGGGTGCCGACCGGCGAGTACGACACGCACGGCGACGTCGTCCGCGGCGCGGACGCCCGACTTCTCGACACCAGGGTCTGA
- the csrA gene encoding carbon storage regulator CsrA yields the protein MLVLTRRANESIVIGDDITVTILAVTPSGVRVGIDAPRDKRINRAEIVIAVSDANQEAVQTSSDDSAESLILGALGRTTPAP from the coding sequence ATGCTGGTACTGACGAGACGCGCCAACGAGAGCATCGTGATCGGCGACGACATCACCGTCACGATCCTCGCCGTGACGCCGAGCGGTGTCCGTGTCGGCATCGACGCCCCTCGCGACAAGCGCATCAACCGCGCCGAGATCGTCATCGCCGTGAGCGATGCGAATCAGGAGGCCGTGCAGACCTCCTCTGACGACTCCGCCGAATCGCTCATTCTCGGCGCCCTGGGCAGAACCACCCCTGCTCCATGA
- a CDS encoding flagellar biosynthesis protein FlhA, whose protein sequence is MIGQLLSKGAVPVGVVGIILLLIVPIPTGLLDVLIVLNISFALLILLTAMFVKKPLDFSVFPSLLLVATLFRLGLNVASTRLVLSEAHAGQVIQAFGQITISGSLVIGAVIFLILTVIQFVVVTKGAERVAEVGARFTLDAMPGKQMAIDADLNAGLITDDEARRRRAEVAAEADFYGAMDGASKFVKGDAIAGIVIVVINFVGGIIIGMVQHGMEVGEALETYSILTIGDGLVTQIPALLMAVSTGMIVTRENAEAEMGQAAGRQLMQSRNALVITGLAAIAMGFIPGMPLVIFLAIGAVLLFAASRVKANEDRDAAREADALQQEAVEAGTEGPEDLMDRMRVHALEISLSPDIVDLASGGAGDLLTRVKSLRRKLALDIGILMPPVRTRDNIELPAQTYSILIAGVEAGRGSVPRGHVLAIGTGLEQLPGTAVVDPVFGLEGKWVPAEMSHAADMAGATVIDRASVIITHLSDIVQSQADRLLSLEDVRQLTEHLKQSSPATVEELTPAVLSLAAIQRVLAGLLSERVPINDLARIYEALALRGKTSTETAGLIDAARAALGPAIASRFAEDGRIRVVMFEPILEQQMLEGMRVVDGHPQIVLTPEATMQVLENVRRTVAELDQVGPEPVLVCAPSLRQAVRRMVSSQVSGLPVLSYDEAAAGGLATDVVGVVRMTQSALPSGAL, encoded by the coding sequence ATGATCGGTCAGCTGTTGTCCAAGGGGGCTGTTCCCGTCGGTGTGGTGGGGATCATCCTCCTGCTCATCGTGCCCATCCCGACCGGTCTGCTCGACGTGCTCATCGTCCTGAACATCTCGTTCGCGCTGCTGATCCTCCTGACCGCGATGTTCGTGAAGAAGCCTTTGGACTTCTCGGTGTTCCCGAGTCTGCTGCTCGTCGCGACCCTCTTCCGGCTCGGCCTCAACGTCGCGTCGACCCGCCTCGTGCTCAGCGAGGCCCACGCGGGTCAGGTGATCCAGGCGTTCGGTCAGATCACCATCAGCGGCTCACTCGTGATCGGTGCCGTGATCTTCCTCATCCTCACCGTCATCCAGTTCGTCGTGGTCACCAAGGGTGCCGAGCGCGTCGCCGAGGTGGGCGCGCGCTTCACGCTCGACGCCATGCCGGGCAAGCAGATGGCGATCGACGCCGACCTGAACGCCGGTCTGATCACGGATGACGAGGCGCGCAGGCGACGCGCAGAGGTCGCCGCGGAGGCGGACTTCTACGGTGCGATGGACGGTGCGTCGAAGTTCGTCAAGGGAGATGCGATCGCGGGCATCGTGATCGTGGTCATCAACTTCGTCGGCGGCATCATCATCGGCATGGTGCAGCACGGGATGGAGGTCGGCGAGGCGCTCGAGACCTACAGCATCCTCACCATCGGCGATGGGCTGGTGACCCAGATCCCCGCCCTGCTCATGGCGGTGTCGACCGGCATGATCGTCACGCGTGAGAACGCGGAGGCCGAGATGGGTCAGGCCGCCGGCCGTCAGCTCATGCAGTCCCGCAACGCCCTGGTGATCACCGGACTCGCCGCCATCGCCATGGGGTTCATCCCCGGGATGCCGCTCGTGATCTTCCTGGCGATCGGTGCAGTACTGCTGTTCGCGGCATCCCGCGTGAAGGCGAACGAGGACCGCGATGCCGCACGTGAGGCGGATGCCCTGCAGCAGGAGGCCGTCGAGGCCGGCACCGAGGGCCCGGAGGACCTCATGGACCGGATGCGCGTGCACGCCCTCGAGATCTCGCTGTCTCCCGACATCGTCGATCTCGCCTCAGGGGGAGCGGGAGATCTGCTCACCCGGGTGAAGTCCCTCCGCCGCAAGCTCGCCCTCGACATCGGCATCCTCATGCCGCCGGTGCGCACGCGGGACAACATCGAGCTGCCCGCGCAGACGTACTCGATCCTCATCGCCGGGGTCGAGGCCGGACGCGGGTCGGTTCCTCGGGGCCACGTTCTCGCGATCGGCACGGGACTCGAGCAGCTTCCGGGCACGGCCGTGGTCGACCCGGTGTTCGGTCTCGAGGGCAAGTGGGTCCCCGCCGAGATGTCGCACGCCGCCGACATGGCCGGCGCGACGGTGATCGATCGGGCGAGCGTCATCATCACCCACCTCTCCGACATCGTGCAGAGCCAGGCCGACCGCCTGCTCTCCCTCGAAGACGTCCGCCAGCTGACCGAGCACTTGAAGCAGTCCAGCCCTGCGACGGTCGAGGAACTCACCCCGGCCGTGCTGTCGCTCGCCGCGATCCAGCGCGTGCTGGCGGGGCTCCTCTCCGAGCGGGTGCCGATCAACGACCTGGCGCGCATCTACGAGGCGCTCGCGCTCCGAGGCAAGACGTCGACGGAGACGGCGGGTCTCATCGACGCGGCCAGGGCGGCGCTCGGGCCGGCGATCGCCTCGCGCTTCGCCGAGGACGGACGCATCCGGGTCGTCATGTTCGAGCCGATCCTCGAGCAGCAGATGCTCGAGGGCATGCGTGTCGTCGACGGTCACCCGCAGATCGTGCTGACGCCGGAGGCGACGATGCAGGTGCTCGAGAACGTGCGTCGCACTGTCGCCGAACTCGACCAGGTCGGTCCGGAGCCCGTTCTCGTGTGCGCGCCGTCACTGCGACAGGCGGTGCGTCGGATGGTGTCGTCGCAGGTCAGCGGCCTTCCGGTGCTCTCCTACGACGAGGCTGCGGCGGGCGGTCTCGCGACCGACGTGGTCGGCGTCGTCCGCATGACGCAGTCGGCTCTTCCCAGCGGCGCGTTGTAG
- a CDS encoding EscU/YscU/HrcU family type III secretion system export apparatus switch protein has translation MSETDTGERTEKATERRLKEARKKGQIGRSQDFTAWVCIAAAAVMMVPTIASGTQVVTELFLAVTPVAMNPTDGAAMDVLSSAITSLGGILLPMLVVVLLATTATAVAQGGIHLRGVTMRTEQFNIVSGVKRVFGRQALWEGAKALLKTVAIGLALWIVVSGLVPVLMASGSHNITWLLEQAAGGAVALLQVAVAVGILLAAIDVAVVMRRNRKHTHMTKNEAKDEHKKTEGDPLVRSQRRSRQLAMSRNRMIAAVGDSDVVLVNPTHVAVALRYEPGKSAPRVVAKGAGIVAQKIREKAEENGVPMIRDIPLARALHSACEIGREIPEELYTAVAQVLAFIEHLKRRGSARGTHTMPFASTRDRGL, from the coding sequence ATGAGCGAGACCGACACCGGCGAACGCACCGAGAAGGCGACCGAGCGTCGCCTGAAGGAAGCGCGGAAGAAGGGCCAGATCGGCCGCAGCCAGGACTTCACGGCCTGGGTCTGCATCGCCGCCGCGGCCGTCATGATGGTGCCGACGATCGCCTCGGGCACGCAGGTGGTCACCGAGCTGTTCCTCGCCGTGACGCCCGTCGCGATGAACCCCACCGACGGCGCCGCCATGGATGTGCTGAGCTCGGCCATCACCTCGCTCGGTGGCATCCTGCTCCCGATGCTGGTGGTGGTGCTGCTCGCCACCACGGCCACCGCGGTCGCGCAGGGCGGCATCCACCTGCGCGGGGTGACCATGCGCACCGAGCAGTTCAACATCGTGTCGGGCGTCAAGCGCGTCTTCGGCCGGCAGGCGCTCTGGGAGGGCGCCAAGGCGCTGCTGAAGACCGTGGCCATCGGGCTCGCACTGTGGATCGTCGTCTCGGGTCTCGTCCCGGTACTGATGGCCAGCGGCAGCCACAACATCACCTGGCTGCTCGAGCAGGCGGCCGGGGGAGCGGTCGCGCTGCTGCAGGTCGCCGTGGCGGTGGGCATCCTGCTCGCAGCGATCGATGTGGCGGTGGTCATGCGGCGCAACCGCAAGCACACGCACATGACGAAGAACGAAGCCAAGGACGAGCACAAGAAGACCGAGGGCGACCCGCTCGTGCGCTCCCAGCGCCGCTCGCGGCAGCTCGCCATGAGCCGCAACAGGATGATCGCCGCGGTGGGCGACAGCGACGTCGTGCTCGTGAACCCCACGCACGTGGCGGTGGCGCTGCGCTACGAGCCGGGCAAGTCGGCGCCACGGGTCGTGGCGAAGGGCGCGGGGATCGTCGCGCAGAAGATCCGCGAGAAGGCGGAGGAGAACGGCGTGCCGATGATCAGGGACATCCCTCTCGCACGCGCGCTGCACTCGGCCTGCGAGATCGGGCGGGAGATCCCCGAAGAGCTCTACACCGCGGTCGCCCAGGTGCTCGCCTTCATCGAGCACCTCAAACGTCGAGGCTCGGCCAGGGGAACGCACACGATGCCCTTCGCCAGCACCAGGGACCGCGGCCTGTGA
- a CDS encoding flagellar biosynthetic protein FliR, protein MNIPIDFTWLEATSLACVRITAFLVLAPPFSHGTIPMRIRAMLGVGLALAVSPVVTAGYERLDTGAFMLALAGQALTGALLGFLVMVLFSAIQGAGHLVDTFGGFQLAQAFDPGMAINGAQFTRLFQMTAIMLLFASDGYQLVLGGLFRSFDAVPVTGMIDLAKPAEALVGAAGQMMLSAVQIAGPLLIVLFLADVGLGLVSRVAPALNAFAMGFPIKIGLTLLLVGFVYAALPSVVAVIAEEAARLLLGVTR, encoded by the coding sequence ATGAACATCCCGATCGATTTCACCTGGCTGGAGGCGACCTCGCTCGCCTGCGTGCGGATCACGGCATTCCTGGTCCTCGCCCCGCCGTTCAGTCACGGCACGATCCCGATGCGGATCCGCGCGATGCTCGGCGTCGGTCTCGCTCTCGCCGTGTCGCCGGTCGTGACCGCAGGATATGAGCGCCTCGACACCGGGGCCTTCATGCTCGCACTGGCAGGGCAGGCCCTCACGGGGGCGCTCCTCGGCTTCCTCGTGATGGTGCTCTTCAGCGCGATCCAGGGCGCCGGCCACCTCGTCGACACCTTCGGCGGGTTCCAGCTGGCTCAGGCCTTCGATCCCGGCATGGCGATCAACGGCGCACAGTTCACCCGACTGTTCCAGATGACCGCGATCATGCTGCTGTTCGCCTCCGACGGATACCAGCTCGTGCTCGGCGGTCTGTTCCGATCGTTCGACGCGGTGCCGGTCACCGGCATGATCGATCTCGCCAAGCCCGCCGAGGCGCTCGTCGGCGCTGCGGGACAGATGATGCTCAGCGCGGTGCAGATCGCGGGACCGCTGCTCATCGTGCTCTTCCTCGCCGACGTCGGACTCGGTCTGGTCAGCCGCGTCGCGCCCGCCCTGAACGCCTTCGCGATGGGCTTCCCGATCAAGATCGGTCTCACCCTCCTGCTCGTCGGATTCGTCTACGCGGCGCTCCCGAGCGTGGTCGCCGTGATCGCCGAGGAGGCTGCGCGACTGCTCCTGGGGGTGACCCGATGA
- the fliQ gene encoding flagellar biosynthesis protein FliQ, translating to MNPEAVIDIGQAALIVGAKLCAPLLITALVVGFAISLLQSITQVQEMTISFVPKLVAVGIALLVTGHWMIAEMIAFTNEMFARIPSLLNGG from the coding sequence GTGAACCCCGAAGCGGTCATCGACATCGGTCAGGCGGCGCTCATCGTCGGTGCGAAGCTCTGCGCGCCCCTGCTCATCACCGCCCTGGTGGTGGGCTTCGCGATCTCGCTGCTGCAGTCCATCACCCAGGTGCAGGAGATGACGATCTCGTTCGTGCCGAAGCTCGTCGCCGTCGGCATCGCGCTCCTCGTCACGGGGCACTGGATGATCGCCGAGATGATCGCGTTCACGAACGAGATGTTCGCGCGGATACCGTCGCTGCTGAACGGCGGCTGA
- the fliP gene encoding flagellar type III secretion system pore protein FliP (The bacterial flagellar biogenesis protein FliP forms a type III secretion system (T3SS)-type pore required for flagellar assembly.) gives MPASAAVAAPPSARAPRLPRRVWVLLAAVLVVVTALVLLQATGAHAAAMHVPTQVGDGEGDGVTINGINGAPSDSIMTLLGITVLSVAPALLLMMSSFTKIFVVLALTRNALSLPSIPPNQVLAGLSLFLTLFIMWPVLTDINTVAVAPFTDGQIDFGRAFELAQEPLRQWMLSYTREEDIALMHRAAQMENPTDAASIPLQTLVPAFMISELRAAFLIGFIIFVPFLVIDLVVASALMSMGMMMLPPVMISLPFKILLFLLIDGWGMVITALVQSYNGGGG, from the coding sequence GTGCCCGCATCCGCCGCAGTCGCCGCGCCGCCGTCTGCGCGCGCACCGCGACTGCCTCGCCGCGTGTGGGTGCTGCTCGCCGCGGTGCTCGTCGTCGTGACCGCACTCGTGCTGCTGCAGGCCACAGGGGCGCACGCAGCGGCGATGCACGTCCCGACTCAGGTCGGTGACGGCGAGGGCGACGGTGTGACGATCAACGGCATCAACGGGGCGCCGTCCGACAGCATCATGACGTTGCTGGGCATCACCGTGCTCAGCGTCGCTCCGGCGCTGCTGCTGATGATGTCGAGCTTCACCAAGATCTTCGTCGTGCTGGCCCTCACCCGGAACGCGCTCTCGCTGCCGTCGATCCCGCCGAACCAGGTGCTGGCCGGTCTCAGCCTGTTCCTGACGCTGTTCATCATGTGGCCGGTGCTCACCGACATCAACACCGTCGCCGTCGCGCCGTTCACCGACGGCCAGATCGACTTCGGCAGGGCGTTCGAGCTCGCCCAGGAGCCCCTGCGGCAGTGGATGCTCTCGTACACGCGCGAAGAGGACATCGCGCTGATGCATCGCGCAGCGCAGATGGAGAACCCCACCGACGCCGCGAGCATCCCGCTGCAGACGCTCGTCCCGGCCTTCATGATCAGCGAACTGCGCGCGGCGTTCCTGATCGGGTTCATCATCTTCGTGCCGTTCCTCGTCATCGACCTGGTGGTCGCGAGCGCACTCATGTCGATGGGCATGATGATGCTGCCGCCCGTCATGATCTCGTTGCCGTTCAAGATCCTCCTGTTCCTGCTCATCGACGGATGGGGCATGGTCATCACCGCGCTCGTCCAGTCCTACAACGGGGGTGGCGGGTGA
- a CDS encoding flagellar biosynthetic protein FliO encodes MDDILVALRAIVALGAVLGLLLFLSRRLQKSQAKGVSPLAGLMPKKLAKLTELVPTRPAAAPRARPEKITVVARSGIGGKAQLVVAEFGGIRYVLGVTEHGINVVDTQEAPPLEQEEVVSSDVRSASVEMPDDIVDRALRSVA; translated from the coding sequence GTGGACGACATCCTCGTCGCGCTCCGTGCGATCGTCGCGCTGGGAGCGGTGCTCGGGCTGCTGCTCTTCCTGAGCCGCCGCCTGCAGAAGTCGCAGGCGAAGGGCGTGAGTCCGCTGGCTGGGCTGATGCCGAAGAAGCTCGCCAAGCTGACCGAGCTCGTGCCGACGCGGCCCGCCGCGGCGCCGCGTGCGCGCCCGGAGAAGATCACCGTGGTGGCGAGGTCGGGCATCGGCGGCAAGGCACAGCTCGTCGTGGCGGAGTTCGGCGGCATCCGCTACGTGCTCGGCGTGACGGAGCACGGGATCAACGTCGTCGACACCCAGGAGGCTCCTCCTCTCGAGCAGGAGGAGGTCGTCTCCTCGGACGTACGATCCGCCTCCGTCGAGATGCCCGACGACATCGTCGACCGCGCGCTGCGCTCGGTCGCCTGA
- a CDS encoding FliM/FliN family flagellar motor switch protein, translating to MSTFHETAIAAAIAGKLPFGYPVIPAPSTDPGASGDAVVVTFTGSPGARIAIQVVDPSQLEDGSKNAQLADRLHPIFEAAAAVLGSGSLGDGAVVDAAEVFTDSGTQVFDMVDADGSVVARASVRIDGARAASASGPQRLNRIAGVEMELVVEIGRTRMPVRDVLSLEPGRVVELDRAAGSPADIKLNGRLIGHGTVVVAEGDFAIRVERILDSAETV from the coding sequence ATGAGCACCTTCCACGAGACCGCCATCGCCGCGGCGATCGCCGGCAAGCTGCCGTTCGGCTACCCCGTGATCCCCGCACCGTCGACCGACCCCGGCGCGTCGGGCGACGCGGTGGTCGTCACCTTCACGGGCAGCCCCGGGGCCCGCATCGCGATCCAGGTCGTCGACCCGTCGCAGCTCGAGGACGGCTCCAAGAACGCTCAGCTGGCCGATCGCCTGCACCCGATCTTCGAGGCGGCCGCCGCCGTGCTCGGCAGCGGCTCGCTCGGCGACGGAGCCGTGGTCGACGCCGCCGAGGTCTTCACCGACTCGGGGACCCAGGTGTTCGACATGGTCGACGCCGACGGCAGCGTCGTGGCGCGCGCATCCGTGCGCATCGACGGAGCCAGGGCGGCATCCGCGTCGGGTCCGCAGCGGCTCAACCGCATCGCGGGCGTCGAGATGGAGCTCGTGGTCGAGATCGGGCGCACGCGGATGCCGGTGCGCGACGTGCTCTCGCTCGAGCCGGGCCGTGTGGTCGAGCTCGACCGCGCCGCCGGGTCTCCCGCCGACATCAAGCTCAACGGCCGACTGATCGGGCACGGCACGGTCGTCGTCGCCGAGGGCGACTTCGCGATCCGCGTCGAGCGCATCCTCGACAGCGCCGAGACGGTCTGA